One region of Skermanella mucosa genomic DNA includes:
- a CDS encoding NAD(+) synthase has translation MTFRSIYQHGFARVASCTMRCSLADPAGNAEAVLRVARTCHDRSAALALFPELALSGYAIDDLFHQDSLLDAVERAVETVVAGSKDLLPLLLVGAPLRHAGRVYNCGLAIHRGRLLGVVPKIHLPNYREFYEKRYFASGAGTGGGEIRVAGQNVPFGPDLLFTAEDLQGFTVHVEVCEDLWVPVPPSSAGALAGATVLANLSASNITIGKADTRRLLCQSQSERCIAAYLYSAAGAGESTTDLAWDGQTSIYENGAVLTETGRFPTGDQIAVADIDLDRIRQERIRMGSFDDNRRYQDVIAADFRTVRFRLDPPSADIGLERRVERFPFVPADPARLEQDCYEAYNIQVAGLVQRLRAIGCEHPVIGVSGGLDSTHALIVVARAMDRLGLPRSGILAYTMPGFATSDHTKGNAVRLMESLGVTWRELDIRPAARQMLSDMKHPFAGGEPVYDVTFENVQAGLRTDYLFRLANQNNGIVVGTGDLSELALGWCTYGVGDQMAHYNVNSGVPKTLIQHLIRWVSASGQFESDVSETLDAILGTEISPELVPVEPGQTPQSTEAKVGPYELQDFNLYYTLRFGYRPAKIAFLALHAWSDTERGAWPPGFPPERRRSYELPQIRQWLEVFIRRFFGFSQFKRSAMPNGPKVSGGGSLSPRGDWRAPSDSTARTWLDDLERNVPRS, from the coding sequence ATGACGTTCCGATCGATTTATCAGCACGGCTTTGCGCGCGTCGCCTCCTGCACCATGCGTTGCTCGCTGGCCGATCCCGCCGGAAATGCCGAAGCCGTCCTGCGCGTCGCCCGGACCTGCCATGACCGCTCGGCGGCGCTGGCGCTGTTCCCGGAACTTGCGCTGTCCGGCTACGCGATCGACGACCTGTTCCATCAGGACTCCCTCCTGGACGCGGTCGAGCGCGCGGTCGAAACCGTGGTCGCCGGGTCCAAGGACTTGCTGCCGCTCCTGCTGGTCGGGGCGCCGCTGCGCCACGCCGGGCGCGTCTACAACTGCGGGTTGGCGATCCATCGCGGCCGCCTGCTGGGCGTCGTCCCCAAGATCCACCTGCCCAATTACCGCGAATTCTACGAGAAGCGCTATTTCGCGTCGGGCGCTGGCACCGGCGGCGGCGAGATCCGGGTCGCCGGGCAGAACGTGCCGTTCGGCCCCGACCTGCTGTTCACCGCAGAGGACCTGCAAGGTTTCACCGTACACGTGGAGGTCTGCGAGGACCTGTGGGTGCCGGTGCCGCCCAGCTCCGCGGGCGCCCTGGCCGGGGCCACCGTGCTGGCCAACCTGTCGGCCAGCAACATCACGATCGGCAAGGCCGACACCCGCCGCCTGCTGTGCCAGTCCCAGTCGGAGCGGTGCATCGCGGCCTATCTCTATTCCGCCGCGGGGGCGGGCGAATCGACCACCGACCTCGCCTGGGACGGCCAGACCTCGATCTACGAGAACGGCGCCGTTTTGACCGAGACCGGCCGCTTCCCGACCGGCGACCAGATCGCCGTGGCCGACATCGACCTGGACCGCATCCGCCAGGAGCGGATCCGGATGGGCAGCTTCGACGACAACCGCCGCTACCAGGACGTCATCGCCGCCGACTTCCGCACGGTCCGTTTCCGGTTGGACCCGCCCTCGGCCGATATCGGCCTGGAGCGGCGGGTCGAGCGCTTCCCCTTCGTGCCGGCCGACCCGGCGCGGCTGGAGCAGGACTGCTACGAGGCCTACAACATCCAGGTCGCCGGGCTGGTCCAGCGGCTTCGCGCGATCGGCTGCGAGCATCCGGTGATCGGTGTGTCCGGCGGCCTCGATTCGACCCACGCCCTGATCGTGGTGGCCCGCGCCATGGACCGGCTCGGGCTGCCGCGGTCCGGCATCCTGGCCTACACGATGCCGGGCTTCGCGACCAGCGACCACACCAAGGGCAACGCGGTCCGGCTGATGGAGTCGCTCGGCGTCACCTGGCGCGAGCTGGACATCCGCCCGGCGGCCCGGCAGATGCTGTCCGACATGAAGCACCCGTTCGCCGGCGGCGAGCCGGTCTACGACGTGACCTTCGAGAACGTCCAGGCGGGCCTGCGGACCGACTACCTGTTCCGGCTGGCCAACCAGAACAACGGCATCGTGGTCGGCACCGGCGACCTGTCGGAGCTGGCGCTGGGCTGGTGCACCTACGGCGTCGGCGACCAGATGGCGCACTACAATGTCAATTCCGGCGTGCCCAAGACCCTGATCCAACACCTGATCCGCTGGGTCAGCGCGTCCGGCCAGTTCGAGTCGGACGTGTCCGAGACCCTGGACGCCATTCTCGGCACCGAGATCTCGCCCGAGCTGGTGCCGGTCGAGCCCGGCCAGACGCCGCAAAGCACCGAGGCCAAGGTCGGTCCCTACGAGCTTCAGGACTTCAACCTGTACTACACGCTTCGCTTCGGCTACCGGCCGGCCAAGATCGCCTTCCTGGCCCTGCATGCCTGGAGCGACACGGAGCGGGGCGCGTGGCCCCCGGGCTTCCCGCCGGAGCGGCGGCGCAGCTACGAACTGCCGCAGATCCGGCAATGGCTGGAGGTCTTCATCCGCCGTTTCTTCGGCTTCAGCCAGTTCAAGCGGTCGGCCATGCCCAACGGACCCAAGGTGAGCGGCGGCGGGTCGCTGTCGCCGCGCGGCGACTGGCGGGCGCCTTCGGACTCGACCGCCCGCACCTGGCTCGACGACCTGGAGCGCAACGTTCCCCGGTCATAA
- a CDS encoding IS701 family transposase yields the protein MVGLDHTLERRARSRVRPAAHYYDPVRSSRGRKVTSRGLRWVSAMLLAEVPFARKVWALPMLSALAPSQAFCQAEGRRYRPVTAWALSLLRLVRRWLPGRAMVAVMDGEFASVGLLRELGRAMTVVTRLRLDARLFDFPAPRPPGRGGRPATKGKAQTKLAKRRHDAGEPWQRFALLVRTGRRHAREAEFISGTALWHHPGEPPVAVRWILVRYPGSKRDPDALACTDLTADPLVILGWFSRRWLMELTYEEARAHLGVETQRQHADKAVFRTTPVLFGLYSLVALHVQAFAGQLDLTPRRAAWYPKTAPTFADALAAVRIALWTDLNFVTALDPGETVQIPRTVYVRLVQAAAYAP from the coding sequence GTGGTCGGGCTCGACCACACCCTGGAGCGCCGCGCGCGGTCCCGGGTCCGGCCGGCGGCACACTACTACGACCCGGTGCGCTCCTCGCGCGGGCGCAAGGTCACCAGCCGCGGCCTGCGCTGGGTCTCGGCCATGCTGCTGGCCGAGGTGCCGTTCGCCCGCAAGGTCTGGGCGCTGCCGATGCTCAGCGCGCTGGCGCCGAGCCAAGCCTTCTGCCAGGCCGAGGGCCGGCGATACCGGCCGGTCACGGCGTGGGCGCTCAGCCTGCTGCGCCTGGTGCGGCGCTGGCTGCCGGGGCGCGCCATGGTCGCGGTGATGGACGGCGAGTTCGCCTCGGTCGGCCTGCTGCGCGAGTTGGGCCGCGCAATGACCGTGGTGACCCGGCTCCGCCTGGACGCCCGGCTGTTCGACTTCCCGGCCCCGCGCCCGCCCGGCCGGGGCGGTCGGCCCGCCACCAAGGGCAAGGCCCAAACCAAGCTGGCCAAGCGGCGGCACGACGCGGGCGAGCCCTGGCAGCGCTTCGCCCTGCTGGTCCGCACCGGGCGTCGCCACGCGCGGGAGGCGGAGTTCATCTCCGGCACCGCGCTGTGGCACCACCCGGGGGAGCCGCCGGTCGCGGTCCGCTGGATCCTGGTGCGCTATCCCGGGTCCAAGCGCGACCCCGACGCGTTGGCGTGCACCGACTTGACGGCCGACCCGCTGGTCATCCTCGGCTGGTTCTCCAGGCGCTGGCTGATGGAACTCACCTATGAAGAGGCGCGCGCCCACCTCGGCGTCGAGACCCAGCGCCAGCACGCCGACAAGGCGGTGTTCCGCACCACCCCGGTGCTGTTCGGCCTGTACTCGCTGGTCGCGCTCCATGTCCAGGCCTTCGCCGGCCAACTCGACCTGACCCCGCGCCGGGCGGCCTGGTACCCCAAGACCGCCCCGACCTTCGCCGACGCCCTGGCTGCCGTACGCATCGCCCTGTGGACCGACCTGAATTTCGTCACAGCCCTGGATCCCGGCGAAACCGTCCAAATTCCTCGCACCGTCTACGTCAGGCTCGTCCAGGCCGCCGCTTATGCCCCCTGA
- a CDS encoding transposase, whose protein sequence is MDRPDPPLPEAFCRWLAPALAVFSPTCRPQAAALAVGALLALGPRTVAGALRALGLAGRADFATFHRVLSRDVWSGLALARRLTRALVRVFALLGPVVVGLDHTLERRRGPRVRPAAHYYDPVRSSRAQGHQPRPALGLGHAAGRGAVRPQGLGAADAQRAGAEPSLLPGRGPAIPAGHGVGAQPAAPGAALAAGARHGRGDGRRVRLGRPAARVGPRNDRGDPAPPGRPAVRLPAPRPPGRGGRPATKGKAQTKLAKRRHDAGEPWQRFALLVRTGRRHAREAEFISGTALWHHPGEPPVAVRWILVRYPGSKRDPDALACTDLTADPLVILGWFSRRWLMELTYEEARAHLGVETQRQHADKAVFRTTPVLFGLYSLVALHVQAFAGQLDLTPRRAAWYPKTAPTFADALAAVRIALWTDLNFVTALDPGETVQIPRTVYVRLVQAAAYAP, encoded by the coding sequence ATGGACCGCCCTGACCCGCCGCTGCCCGAGGCGTTCTGCCGCTGGCTCGCCCCGGCGCTCGCTGTGTTCTCGCCGACCTGCCGGCCCCAGGCCGCCGCGCTGGCGGTCGGCGCCCTGCTGGCGCTTGGCCCGCGCACCGTGGCCGGCGCGCTACGCGCGCTCGGCCTGGCCGGACGGGCCGATTTCGCCACCTTCCACCGGGTGCTCAGCCGCGACGTGTGGTCCGGGCTGGCGCTGGCCCGGCGGCTCACCCGGGCGCTGGTGCGCGTGTTCGCCCTGCTCGGCCCGGTGGTGGTCGGGCTCGACCACACCCTGGAGCGCCGGCGCGGTCCCCGGGTCCGGCCGGCGGCACACTACTACGACCCGGTGCGCTCCTCGCGGGCGCAAGGTCACCAGCCGCGGCCTGCGCTGGGTCTCGGCCATGCTGCTGGCCGAGGTGCCGTTCGCCCGCAAGGTCTGGGCGCTGCCGATGCTCAGCGCGCTGGCGCCGAGCCAAGCCTTCTGCCAGGCCGAGGGCCGGCGATACCGGCCGGTCACGGCGTGGGCGCTCAGCCTGCTGCGCCTGGTGCGGCGCTGGCTGCCGGGGCGCGCCATGGTCGCGGTGATGGACGGCGAGTTCGCCTCGGTCGGCCTGCTGCGCGAGTTGGGCCGCGCAATGACCGTGGTGACCCGGCTCCGCCTGGACGCCCGGCTGTTCGACTTCCGGCCCCGCGCCCGCCCGGCCGGGGCGGTCGGCCCGCCACCAAGGGCAAGGCCCAAACCAAGCTGGCCAAGCGGCGGCACGACGCGGGCGAGCCCTGGCAGCGCTTCGCCCTGCTGGTCCGCACCGGGCGTCGCCACGCGCGGGAGGCGGAGTTCATCTCCGGCACCGCGCTGTGGCACCACCCGGGGGAGCCGCCGGTCGCGGTCCGCTGGATCCTGGTGCGCTATCCCGGGTCCAAGCGCGACCCCGACGCGTTGGCGTGCACCGACTTGACGGCCGACCCGCTGGTCATCCTCGGCTGGTTCTCCAGGCGCTGGCTGATGGAACTCACCTATGAAGAGGCGCGCGCCCACCTCGGCGTCGAGACCCAGCGCCAGCACGCCGACAAGGCGGTGTTCCGCACCACCCCGGTGCTGTTCGGCCTGTACTCGCTGGTCGCGCTCCATGTCCAGGCCTTCGCCGGCCAACTCGACCTGACCCCGCGCCGGGCGGCCTGGTACCCCAAGACCGCCCCGACCTTCGCCGACGCCCTGGCTGCCGTACGCATCGCCCTGTGGACCGACCTGAATTTCGTCACAGCCCTGGATCCCGGCGAAACCGTCCAAATTCCTCGCACCGTCTACGTCAGGCTCGTCCAGGCCGCCGCTTATGCCCCCTGA
- the dksA gene encoding RNA polymerase-binding protein DksA — translation MSSPFPPPDYRPSEDEPFMNPQMTEYFRRKLLKWRSELLHESEETLQSLQEGGLQEADIADRASLETDRSLELRTRDRERKLISKIDAALERIEDGSYGYCEETGEPISIRRLEARPIATLSLEAQERHERLERTHRDD, via the coding sequence ATGTCGTCACCGTTTCCGCCGCCTGACTATAGGCCGTCCGAGGACGAGCCTTTCATGAACCCCCAGATGACGGAGTATTTCCGTCGGAAGCTGCTGAAGTGGCGTTCGGAGCTCCTCCACGAGTCGGAGGAGACGCTGCAAAGCCTACAGGAAGGCGGGCTTCAAGAAGCCGACATCGCCGACCGGGCCTCGCTCGAAACCGACCGTTCGCTTGAGCTGCGGACCCGCGACCGCGAGCGCAAGCTGATCTCCAAGATCGACGCGGCGCTGGAGCGCATCGAGGACGGGAGCTACGGCTACTGCGAGGAGACCGGGGAGCCGATCAGCATCCGGCGGCTGGAGGCGCGTCCCATCGCGACGCTGAGCCTCGAAGCCCAGGAAAGGCATGAACGGCTGGAACGTACTCACCGTGACGATTAG
- a CDS encoding flagellar assembly protein FliX, with product MKVEGPGSLRNSGAAKRTGRSDGSLASAFARALHGTDDAAASGVNGAQAAGAINPLLNLQEVEDSTSGPSKAKARAEELLDRLDEIRHALLSGGLPESKLNALQQVAQSHRAEVDDPRLVEILDEIDLRAQVELAKLSPRG from the coding sequence ATGAAAGTCGAAGGTCCCGGTTCCCTGCGCAACAGCGGTGCGGCAAAACGCACCGGCCGTTCCGACGGCAGCCTGGCGAGCGCCTTCGCCCGGGCCCTGCACGGCACCGACGACGCGGCGGCTTCGGGCGTCAACGGTGCCCAGGCGGCCGGTGCGATCAACCCGCTCCTCAACCTACAGGAGGTGGAGGATTCGACCAGCGGCCCGTCCAAGGCGAAGGCCCGGGCGGAGGAGCTGCTGGACCGGCTGGACGAGATCAGGCACGCCCTGCTGTCCGGCGGCCTGCCGGAGTCGAAACTCAATGCCCTTCAGCAGGTGGCCCAAAGTCACCGCGCGGAAGTCGATGATCCCCGTCTCGTGGAGATTCTGGACGAAATCGACCTTAGGGCGCAGGTCGAGCTTGCCAAGCTGTCGCCCAGAGGGTAG
- a CDS encoding flagellar basal body P-ring protein FlgI, whose product MTPFPLRDAATRTPLRTRFRNAVRAILALGIAAVVVAGAGPAQASSRIKDIVDVEGVRENMLIGYGLVVGLNGTGDSLNNSPFTEQSLIGMLERLGVNTRGQSMKTRNVAAVMVTGTLPAFAAQGSRIDAVVSALGDAKSLLGGTLLVTPMLGADGEVYAVAQGPLAVSGFSAAGQGASVTRGVPTSGRISAGAIVEREIEFSLAELPVLRLSLRNPDFTTAQRVAQAINGVYGANTARATDPSAVVVTVPQMRRGDIVGLMTEIEQLRVTPDQPARVVIDEKSGVIVMGENVRISTVAIAQGNLTIRITENPQVSQPNPLAGGQTVVTPQTNIQVDEQSNNRLAIMSNGVSLQELVESLNALGIGPRDMISILQSIKAAGALQAEIEVM is encoded by the coding sequence ATGACACCGTTCCCCCTCCGAGACGCCGCGACTCGGACGCCGCTCCGGACCCGCTTCCGGAATGCCGTCCGGGCCATCCTGGCATTGGGCATCGCGGCGGTGGTCGTGGCGGGCGCCGGCCCGGCCCAGGCCAGCTCGCGCATCAAGGACATCGTCGATGTCGAGGGGGTGCGCGAGAACATGCTGATCGGCTACGGCCTGGTGGTCGGGCTGAACGGCACCGGCGACAGCCTGAACAACTCGCCCTTCACCGAGCAGAGCCTGATCGGCATGCTGGAGCGGCTGGGCGTCAACACCCGCGGCCAGTCCATGAAGACCCGCAACGTCGCCGCGGTGATGGTGACCGGCACCTTGCCCGCCTTCGCGGCCCAGGGCAGCCGGATCGACGCCGTCGTGTCGGCGCTGGGCGATGCCAAGAGCCTGCTCGGCGGGACCCTGCTGGTCACCCCGATGCTGGGCGCCGACGGCGAGGTCTATGCGGTGGCCCAGGGGCCGCTGGCGGTCAGCGGCTTCAGCGCGGCCGGCCAGGGCGCCTCGGTGACCCGCGGCGTGCCGACCTCCGGCAGGATCTCCGCCGGGGCCATCGTCGAGCGCGAGATCGAGTTCTCCCTGGCGGAACTGCCGGTCCTGCGGCTGTCGCTGCGCAACCCCGACTTCACCACCGCGCAGCGCGTCGCCCAGGCGATCAACGGCGTGTACGGGGCGAACACGGCGCGGGCGACCGACCCGTCCGCCGTCGTCGTGACCGTGCCCCAGATGCGGCGCGGCGACATCGTGGGCCTGATGACGGAGATCGAACAGCTCCGCGTCACCCCCGACCAGCCGGCCCGCGTCGTGATCGACGAGAAGTCGGGCGTGATCGTGATGGGCGAGAACGTCCGGATCAGCACGGTGGCGATCGCCCAGGGCAACCTGACCATCCGCATCACGGAGAACCCGCAGGTGTCCCAGCCCAACCCGCTGGCCGGCGGCCAGACCGTGGTGACCCCGCAGACCAACATCCAGGTCGACGAGCAGTCGAACAATCGGCTGGCGATCATGTCCAACGGCGTCAGCCTGCAGGAACTGGTCGAGAGCCTGAACGCGCTGGGCATCGGCCCGCGCGACATGATCAGCATCCTGCAGTCGATCAAGGCGGCCGGCGCGCTGCAGGCCGAAATCGAGGTGATGTGA
- a CDS encoding rod-binding protein: protein MDGTLTPPALASAGLANQAPPARPRAGADDKAVAKAAGEFEAQFVSQMLSQMWQGIETDGYFGGGNGEEMFRGLMINEYGKMITQSGQLGIADQVKQAMLKMQEV from the coding sequence ATGGACGGCACCCTGACTCCTCCGGCGCTCGCCTCCGCGGGCCTCGCCAACCAGGCGCCCCCGGCCCGTCCCCGGGCCGGAGCGGACGACAAGGCGGTCGCGAAGGCGGCCGGCGAGTTCGAGGCGCAGTTCGTGTCCCAGATGCTGAGCCAGATGTGGCAGGGCATCGAGACCGACGGTTATTTCGGCGGCGGCAACGGCGAGGAGATGTTCCGAGGCCTGATGATCAACGAGTACGGCAAGATGATCACCCAGAGCGGCCAGCTCGGCATCGCCGACCAGGTGAAGCAGGCCATGCTGAAGATGCAGGAGGTTTGA